From the Lathyrus oleraceus cultivar Zhongwan6 chromosome 3, CAAS_Psat_ZW6_1.0, whole genome shotgun sequence genome, the window GTTAGAAATAAGAGTTTAGACACGTGGGGATGAAGGGCCCACACTGTTGCAAACTACTATTGCACGTGGCAGTTGTTGAGTTCGTGCATTGATACCGACTACTATAAATTTTTATCATTTACTCCACTACTTTTAGGTTATATTATTTTACAAAATTTTCGACATGGTGTGGTGTAATTGGCGCCTCATTATCACCGAATAAAGAAAACAATTTCTTTTTCAAGGTTAGATGttcttttcttctttatttttttgttgaATTTGTTGTTAAAAGAGGGGAAATTGAAAGAGGATTAAAGTTTAGGGTTTATTCCTTTTAGATTAATGTAATAAATTTTTCAATCGACGGTTGTTGTACTAATTATGTTTTTCTttgattttgttttgttattagattgagtgctttattgttgaAACTATGACATAATCAAAAAATGGTTACGAAACTGAAGTAAGTAAGAGGCACAGGTTtaaatttttatttgttttgttaTTCTTGTTAGTCTGTGTCTAAAATTAATCAAGTTTTTTCATGAATTTAAGGTACGAATGAGACATAGTTATATCCCGATGAATTTGAGCAGCATCAATGAAAAGTTAACCACAACTCAATGTGCCTACATCGAATGCACCCCGTTCAAATGGGCGATGTATATTTCTAACAACTTCTCAATCTCAGGTGGTTTATTGTGGGAGTTAGTAAGTAGATGGGACATACGTAGTAGGGTATTTAGGGGTAGAGATAGGATAGTTCCCTTTACTCCGGTTGATGTTTCTTTTGCTCTTGGATTCTCTATTGTTGGTAAGTCTCTAGTAGTAGAAGAAGACCAACAATGTCAAACATTAGATCTATTTAAAGGGGCTGAGGTAACCATTAAAAATATTCGCAAACAACTTCGTTGCCACAAGAAAAAATTAGTTAATTTTTTTAGACTTTACATATTACTTTCATTTGTGGAGTTTTACTTTCCCAAAATAGGGAATAAGGTATTTACGGGATTTATTAAGCAATTGGATAATTTGAGTTCATTTGATACCCATAGTTGGGGACTTGATGTTTATAACTTTGTAGTTTCTAGTTTACGTGAGTCTTCAGTTGTGTTGAAGGAGGGAAAAAAACAAGACACAAAGACATTTAAACAGGTGTGTTGTCATATTGAAGGTAAATAGATTATATAACTTTATAGTTCCATCTTGTCTTTTGAAActttgaaattttgaaatttacAACTTCTAATTTTTGTTATAGATTTGGGCATTCAACCATTTATCTTTGGGGAAAGCACTTGTTATTTTTAAGTTTTCTTTTCCACGTGTATTTAATTGACCAGTTATAAGTCTGcagaagaaaaatattgaaaaagCATTTGAAAAAAATATGGTAAGATTTTGTGTGTTTGAATTGAGAAAAATAGGTTTTCTGTTGTCGTGTGTTTGAATTGACTTTTTTTTGTTAGATAATTGATAGAATGGTTGCAATAGAGGAAGAACTAAAATATGACATAGTCAATGTTTCTCTGTTTGAACAAGGACAACGATTTATGGATGTTAATGATTATCAAATACTGGTGGCTGAGAATAAAGATTTCAAAGAGAGGATAGTAGTTCTTGAGGATGAAATGAGGATGATGAAAGAGGCGAGAGTTAAAACTCTATTTGAGGACGAGGTTGTTCAAGATGATCGACAACTTATGAACTTTATCACTGAAGATGAAGTATGAACTTTTGCTGGAGATGTTGGACATAACACTCCATTTAATGATGATGACAGTGTTGTAGAAAATCAATCAAAGTCTAAATCCAACATGGCTACAAGAATTAGGAAGAAACCAAGGAAGCGTGGAAAAAGAACTAGAATGAATTTGTAAATCATTAGTGTTGTAGTGTAGAATTTGATAAATATGTATTGCAAAATTTTGCCCAATTGTGATGTGTTGTAGCGTAGAATTTGGCACAATATTGACAAATTGTGGTTGTGTTTTGTTTATATGCATAATGTCTTGATTATGCTATAGTTCATTTTGTAGTTAATGTGTTGGGTATGTTATAGTTAATTATGTTGTTAATGTGTTGAGTGTGTTATAGTGAATATTGTTCCAACAATGTATTAACCAAGTTTGATTTAACAATTTCCCTTTTTTGAAGTCTGGGATTGCATTAACCAAAGTTAAACTTCCATTAACCAACTTCATACAATGTGTTAACCAAAGTTAAACTTCCATTAACCAACTTCATACAATGTGTTAACCAATTTCCCTTGTTCTTTGTTAATATAATTCCTCACATTCTTTTCACAAAAGGTAATATTTTCATGTCCTCCTGCATCTTTAACAAGCGATTGAAAAGTCTTGTTGATCTTTACTCCCGCAACATCATTTATTTGAATTGTTCTCCTCACATGTAAGTTCATTTTCTTGTTAGCCTTGAACAATCTTGATTTTGTAGGGCTAGTCTCATGAAAATGGTTAGATTCAAATTGTGTAATGTACCACAAACCATCTTATTTCAATTTAATACAAATCTTGGCAAGAAAATTTTCTGCTATAGATCGTAGTGTCTTTAACGTGCATGCAATTTTTGAAATGTTAGACCCCTCTCTTGAATATGAAACTATTAGGTAGTTGAGCTCTCTGTCATCTCCTTTTTTCGATGATCTAATCCTCCACCTAAACCCCTTTTTTAAAGCATACTCTTGATAATATGTTTTAACTTCCTCTAGACAAGAAAAACACATCCCAATTGCAGGAACCCAAAGTGAgtcatcatcatcaccatcaccaTCACCATCACCATCACCATCATCGTGATCACCTTCTACATCTTCCCTTTGAGTACTACCAAATTCTATAAAAATGCTTGAACTGTCCATTATGACACAAAAACTGCACAAAAAATGTCAATGTCATGTCTAATATAAATTTATAACAAATTCAAAATTATGGTTAATATTGTCTATAACTTGGTTAATAAACGTCC encodes:
- the LOC127128675 gene encoding uncharacterized protein LOC127128675; this translates as MDSSSIFIEFGSTQREDVEGDHDDGDGDGDGDGDDDDSLWVPAIGMCFSCLEEVKTYYQEYALKKGFRWRIRSSKKGDDRELNYLIVSYSREGSNISKIACTLKTLRSIAENFLAKICIKLK